One genomic segment of Vibrio sp. SCSIO 43136 includes these proteins:
- a CDS encoding HPr family phosphocarrier protein, which translates to MAQCSKTVLIQNRLGLHARAAVKLVELAQSFEAEITVSNEEKQAGADSVMGLLMLESSQGQHVTISAEGPQADEALTAVCELIEHRFDEEE; encoded by the coding sequence ATGGCGCAATGCAGTAAAACCGTTCTGATTCAAAACCGATTGGGCTTACATGCCCGAGCTGCGGTGAAACTGGTCGAGCTTGCGCAAAGCTTTGAAGCAGAGATCACCGTCAGCAACGAAGAAAAACAAGCAGGAGCTGACAGCGTCATGGGACTGCTGATGTTAGAGTCTTCACAAGGGCAACACGTCACCATTAGCGCCGAAGGCCCGCAAGCAGACGAAGCACTCACCGCAGTTTGTGAGCTTATTGAACATCGCTTCGACGAAGAAGAATAA
- the hpf gene encoding ribosome hibernation promoting factor encodes MQVNIQGHHVDLTDSMQDYVHTKFQKLERFFDHINTVQVVLKVEKLDQIAEATLHVNQGEIHAASTDENMYAAVDSLVDKLVRQLNKHKEKLSSH; translated from the coding sequence ATGCAAGTTAACATCCAAGGACACCACGTCGATCTAACCGATTCCATGCAAGACTATGTACACACCAAATTCCAAAAGCTTGAACGCTTCTTTGACCATATCAACACCGTTCAAGTGGTATTAAAAGTTGAAAAACTCGATCAAATAGCCGAAGCTACACTCCACGTTAATCAAGGCGAAATTCACGCAGCGTCCACGGACGAAAATATGTATGCTGCTGTCGACTCACTCGTTGACAAATTAGTTCGCCAATTGAACAAGCATAAAGAAAAGCTAAGTAGCCATTAA
- the tldD gene encoding metalloprotease TldD, producing the protein MTINQVEQELLGRSGLTDKDLNEVLGTIVTRDVDYADLYFQSSWHESLVLEDSIIKDGSFNIDRGVGVRAISGEKTGFAYSDQIDTLSLKQSAVAARGIARQGQSGQVKAFARTSNQNIYQSVNPLESLEKQQKIELLQSLDAYIRTKEPLIEEVSVSLSGVYEQMLVAATDGTYAGDVRPLVRLSISVLAKRGERRERGSAGGGGRYGYDFFLGSEDGQQRAFHMADEAIRMALVNLDAEAAPAGAMPVVLGSGWPGVLLHEAVGHGLEGDFNRKGSSVFSGKIGEQVTSPLCTIVDDGTLKDLRGSLNIDDEGVEGSYNTLIENGVLKGYMQDKHNASLMGVAPTGNGRRESYAHLPMPRMTNTYMLPGEHSQEEIISTVKKGIYAPNFGGGQVDITSGKFVFSTSEAYLIEDGKITRPVKGATLVGSGIEAMQQVSMVGNDLGIDRGVGVCGKAGQSVPVGVGQPTLKLDSITVGGTE; encoded by the coding sequence ATGACGATTAATCAAGTAGAACAAGAGCTGTTGGGCCGCTCTGGCCTTACCGACAAAGACTTAAACGAAGTATTAGGCACGATTGTAACCCGTGATGTGGATTACGCTGATTTGTACTTCCAGTCTAGTTGGCACGAGTCATTGGTTTTGGAAGACTCCATCATTAAAGATGGTTCGTTCAACATCGACCGCGGTGTCGGTGTGCGTGCCATTAGTGGTGAGAAAACAGGTTTTGCTTATTCAGACCAAATTGACACCCTTAGCCTTAAGCAAAGTGCGGTCGCAGCACGTGGTATTGCTCGCCAAGGACAAAGCGGCCAAGTAAAAGCCTTTGCTCGCACCAGCAACCAAAACATTTATCAGTCAGTGAATCCGCTTGAAAGCTTAGAGAAACAGCAAAAAATCGAGCTTTTACAATCGCTTGATGCGTACATTCGAACCAAAGAACCTTTGATTGAAGAAGTATCAGTTAGCCTAAGCGGCGTTTACGAGCAGATGCTGGTGGCTGCGACCGATGGTACTTACGCTGGCGATGTTCGTCCGCTGGTTCGCCTATCCATCAGTGTTCTTGCCAAGCGTGGCGAGCGTCGAGAGCGCGGCAGCGCAGGTGGCGGCGGTCGTTATGGTTATGATTTCTTCCTTGGTAGTGAAGATGGTCAGCAACGTGCGTTCCACATGGCCGATGAAGCGATTCGTATGGCGTTGGTGAACTTAGATGCAGAAGCGGCTCCAGCAGGTGCTATGCCTGTTGTACTCGGCTCTGGTTGGCCGGGTGTACTGCTTCACGAAGCGGTCGGTCATGGTTTGGAAGGGGACTTTAACCGTAAAGGTTCGTCAGTGTTTAGCGGTAAAATAGGCGAACAGGTGACTTCTCCGCTGTGTACTATCGTTGATGATGGGACGCTGAAAGACTTGCGTGGCTCGCTAAATATTGATGATGAGGGTGTAGAAGGTAGCTACAACACTTTGATCGAAAACGGTGTGCTGAAAGGCTACATGCAAGATAAACATAACGCCTCTTTGATGGGCGTTGCACCTACGGGTAATGGTCGTCGTGAGTCCTATGCTCATTTGCCAATGCCTCGCATGACCAATACTTACATGCTTCCAGGTGAGCATAGCCAAGAAGAGATCATCTCAACAGTGAAGAAAGGCATCTATGCACCGAACTTTGGTGGTGGTCAGGTAGATATCACTTCAGGCAAGTTCGTATTCTCCACCTCAGAAGCGTACCTCATCGAAGATGGCAAGATCACTCGTCCAGTAAAAGGGGCGACTCTAGTCGGTTCAGGTATCGAAGCGATGCAGCAGGTCTCTATGGTAGGTAATGACCTTGGCATTGACCGAGGGGTAGGTGTGTGTGGCAAAGCAGGACAAAGCGTACCTGTCGGCGTCGGACAGCCAACGTTGAAGCTAGACAGTATTACTGTTGGTGGGACGGAATAA
- the pmbA gene encoding metalloprotease PmbA — MDVKQQIANQRKELESVVAKALELATGTADAAEVAITKSTGISVSTRMEEVENVEFNSDGALGITVYRGQRKGSASTSDLSENAIRQTVLAALDIANYTSEDPFAGPAPKELMVKEIPDLDLFHPDEPEPDRAAEIAIAAEHAALNYSDKIKQSDGASYDSHYGVKVYGNSHGLIASFPSSRHSISCCVIGEGEDGGMERDYSYTVARRAQDLWTPEKVGLMAAKKTADRLDAARISTAQVPVMFVADVATGLIGHLVMAISGGNLYRKSSFLLDKLGEQILPSWFNIQERPHLLRGLASSPFDNEGVETKDCQIITDGVLSTYLLTSYAARKMKMTPTGHAGGIHNWFVESTGQDFDGMLKTMGTGLLVTELMGQGVNTVTGDYSRGAAGFWVENGEIKFPVSEVTIAGNLKDMFNQIVAVGSDVETRSQIQTGSILIESMKVAGE, encoded by the coding sequence ATGGACGTAAAACAGCAGATTGCCAATCAGCGTAAAGAGCTGGAAAGTGTGGTTGCTAAGGCACTTGAGCTCGCAACGGGAACGGCAGATGCGGCAGAAGTCGCCATCACCAAGAGCACGGGTATCAGCGTTTCAACTCGTATGGAAGAAGTAGAAAACGTTGAATTTAATAGCGATGGCGCACTGGGGATCACTGTTTATCGTGGTCAACGCAAAGGCAGTGCATCAACTTCGGACTTAAGCGAGAATGCGATTCGCCAGACCGTGTTAGCGGCGCTCGATATTGCTAATTATACCTCGGAAGATCCGTTTGCAGGTCCTGCTCCAAAAGAGTTGATGGTCAAAGAGATCCCAGACTTGGATCTGTTCCACCCTGACGAGCCAGAGCCAGATCGCGCCGCTGAAATTGCTATCGCAGCTGAGCATGCAGCACTGAACTACAGCGATAAAATCAAACAAAGTGATGGTGCGAGCTACGACAGCCATTATGGCGTTAAGGTATACGGTAACTCTCACGGTCTTATCGCAAGCTTCCCTTCTAGTCGTCATAGCATAAGTTGTTGTGTGATTGGTGAAGGTGAAGATGGTGGCATGGAGCGTGATTACAGCTACACAGTTGCTCGTCGAGCTCAAGATCTTTGGACACCAGAAAAAGTCGGTTTGATGGCGGCGAAGAAAACTGCAGATCGACTTGATGCGGCACGTATCTCAACAGCGCAAGTCCCTGTGATGTTTGTAGCTGATGTCGCAACTGGATTGATTGGTCACTTAGTGATGGCGATCAGTGGTGGTAATCTTTACCGTAAGTCTTCGTTCTTACTTGATAAATTGGGTGAGCAGATTCTTCCTTCTTGGTTCAATATTCAAGAGCGCCCTCATTTATTGCGTGGCCTAGCATCTAGCCCGTTTGATAACGAAGGCGTTGAGACGAAAGATTGCCAAATCATTACCGATGGTGTGCTTTCCACTTATCTACTGACCAGCTATGCGGCGCGCAAAATGAAGATGACGCCAACAGGTCACGCTGGTGGCATCCACAACTGGTTTGTTGAAAGTACCGGTCAAGATTTTGATGGCATGCTAAAAACCATGGGCACTGGTCTGCTAGTCACAGAGCTGATGGGGCAGGGCGTGAATACTGTCACCGGTGACTACTCACGCGGCGCTGCGGGCTTCTGGGTTGAGAATGGTGAGATTAAGTTCCCAGTATCGGAAGTAACCATTGCTGGTAACCTGAAAGATATGTTTAACCAGATCGTTGCCGTAGGCAGTGATGTTGAAACCCGTTCACAGATCCAGACAGGCTCGATTTTGATTGAGTCGATGAAGGTTGCTGGGGAATAA
- a CDS encoding carbon-nitrogen hydrolase family protein, with translation MPRIGLIQMTSSADADENLAFIAEQAQQLAAKGCDLICTPENAVLYADRVKYWHHAEPINQGKVQSYFSELAKTLGCYLHLGSFPIQQPQGVSTSSLVWNDKGDLVADYAKLHLFDVDVSDNQGRYRESDSFVAGNDTSLLDTPFATLGLSICYDLRFPELYQNLARQGANLIIIPAAFTKVTGQAHWQVLLQARAIETQSWVVAIGQTGIHSCGRETWGHSMVISPWGEVTLDLGGELNSDWVDIDLSQVSKVRQKMPLQNHARFGSALK, from the coding sequence ATGCCAAGGATTGGGCTTATCCAAATGACATCCAGCGCCGATGCTGATGAGAATTTGGCGTTTATCGCCGAGCAAGCACAGCAGCTTGCGGCTAAGGGATGTGACTTGATATGCACACCTGAAAATGCCGTTCTGTATGCTGACAGAGTGAAATATTGGCATCACGCAGAGCCGATAAACCAAGGGAAAGTGCAATCCTATTTCTCTGAGCTCGCTAAGACGCTCGGCTGTTATCTGCATTTAGGGAGCTTCCCCATCCAGCAGCCACAAGGCGTTTCCACCTCGAGTTTGGTGTGGAATGATAAGGGTGACTTAGTCGCCGATTATGCGAAATTGCACTTATTTGATGTGGATGTCAGTGATAATCAAGGGCGATATCGTGAGTCAGATAGCTTTGTTGCGGGGAATGACACATCGCTGTTAGACACGCCTTTTGCTACACTAGGGCTAAGTATCTGTTACGACCTTAGATTTCCTGAGCTATATCAAAACCTTGCTAGGCAAGGGGCGAACCTGATAATTATCCCGGCTGCGTTTACAAAGGTCACAGGCCAAGCCCATTGGCAAGTATTGCTGCAAGCAAGAGCCATTGAAACCCAATCTTGGGTGGTGGCTATCGGCCAAACGGGGATACATTCTTGTGGACGAGAAACCTGGGGCCATTCGATGGTGATATCTCCTTGGGGGGAGGTCACACTAGACCTAGGTGGTGAACTTAATAGTGATTGGGTCGATATTGACCTCTCGCAGGTATCTAAAGTCAGACAAAAAATGCCGCTACAAAACCACGCACGTTTTGGCAGCGCACTAAAATAA
- the ptsN gene encoding PTS IIA-like nitrogen regulatory protein PtsN: MQLSEVLSLDCTKSAVQCTSKKRALEIISEVAAEHAGLNQTALFECMLNREKMGSTGIGNGIAIPHGRMMDSEQAVAVLIQCQDPIEFDSIDNRPVDLLFALLVPDAQCKTHLKTLSAMAERLNDKQTLKQLRNAHSDQELYEIITQ, translated from the coding sequence ATGCAATTAAGCGAAGTACTCTCACTGGACTGCACCAAAAGTGCAGTCCAGTGCACTAGTAAAAAACGAGCTCTAGAAATCATCAGTGAAGTTGCGGCTGAGCACGCAGGACTCAATCAAACGGCACTGTTTGAGTGTATGCTCAACCGAGAGAAAATGGGCAGTACAGGCATTGGAAACGGAATTGCCATCCCCCACGGTCGTATGATGGATTCAGAGCAAGCCGTTGCCGTGTTAATTCAATGCCAAGACCCAATTGAATTTGACTCCATCGACAATCGCCCCGTCGATCTGCTTTTTGCCCTGCTCGTCCCTGATGCTCAGTGCAAAACACATCTAAAGACCTTGTCAGCCATGGCGGAACGCCTCAACGACAAACAGACTCTCAAACAACTGCGTAACGCTCACTCTGACCAAGAGCTTTACGAGATCATTACCCAATAG
- the yjgA gene encoding ribosome biogenesis factor YjgA: protein MARKNQKAPWEEEEEIIWVSKTEMKNDMEDLQKLGEQLVELKPSALDKFPLDDDMRAAIADAQRFKNEAKRRQLQYIGKLMRTRDPEPIQAALDKVRNKHSQATAELHKLEQLRDRVVAEGDAAIADVLERFPQADRQRLRQLARQAKKEQGSNKPPKAFREIFQVLKELHEEADV from the coding sequence ATGGCACGTAAAAACCAAAAAGCTCCTTGGGAAGAGGAAGAAGAAATCATTTGGGTAAGTAAGACCGAAATGAAGAATGACATGGAAGATCTACAGAAACTGGGTGAACAGCTAGTAGAACTTAAACCTTCTGCGTTAGACAAATTCCCGCTTGATGATGACATGCGTGCGGCTATTGCCGATGCGCAACGCTTTAAAAACGAAGCTAAGCGTCGTCAACTGCAATATATTGGCAAACTCATGCGCACCCGCGATCCAGAGCCAATCCAAGCGGCACTAGATAAAGTCCGCAACAAGCACTCGCAAGCGACCGCTGAGCTACACAAGCTAGAGCAACTGCGTGATCGTGTTGTCGCTGAAGGTGATGCAGCGATTGCAGACGTCTTGGAGCGCTTCCCACAAGCTGATCGCCAACGTCTACGCCAACTGGCCCGCCAAGCGAAAAAAGAGCAAGGCAGCAACAAACCACCAAAAGCATTTCGTGAAATCTTTCAAGTACTGAAAGAGCTACATGAAGAGGCTGATGTTTAA
- the rapZ gene encoding RNase adapter RapZ produces MRLIVISGQSGAGKSVALRVLEDLGYYCVDNLPVDLLPSFVNSVKASEQNVAVSIDIRNLPQQPKLVTQALETLKQHADVNVLFLDASQNALIKRYSETRRIHPLSLNSEQQLTLEQAIEKEKSLLLGLKSQADLIIDSTDQSLHDLSEMVRRRIEGRETKQLVMIFESFGFKYGMPSNADYVFDVRFLPNPHWDPNLRPLTGLDAPIKSFLQSHQEVGELKQQIQTFIENWLPLLEKNNRSYLTVAIGCTGGKHRSVYIAQQLGEYFDGQGHQVQIRHASLEKNHKK; encoded by the coding sequence TTGCGTTTGATTGTAATCAGTGGGCAGTCAGGCGCAGGAAAAAGTGTGGCGCTTCGAGTCTTAGAAGATTTGGGTTACTACTGTGTCGATAACTTACCTGTGGATCTTCTGCCTTCTTTCGTCAATAGCGTTAAAGCCAGCGAACAGAACGTTGCAGTAAGCATTGATATTCGCAACCTACCTCAGCAGCCTAAACTGGTTACCCAAGCGCTTGAAACCCTCAAACAGCATGCCGACGTCAATGTACTCTTTTTAGATGCGTCCCAGAATGCTTTGATCAAACGCTATAGCGAAACTCGCCGTATCCACCCGTTATCACTCAATAGTGAGCAGCAGCTGACGCTCGAACAAGCGATAGAAAAAGAGAAATCGCTACTACTAGGATTAAAGTCTCAGGCGGATCTCATCATCGACAGCACCGACCAATCACTGCATGATTTAAGTGAAATGGTCAGACGACGAATTGAAGGGCGTGAAACCAAACAGCTGGTGATGATCTTTGAGTCTTTTGGTTTTAAATACGGCATGCCGAGTAATGCAGACTATGTATTTGATGTACGCTTCCTTCCCAACCCTCATTGGGACCCGAACCTACGACCACTCACCGGACTCGATGCTCCAATTAAAAGCTTTTTACAATCTCATCAGGAAGTTGGTGAACTAAAACAGCAAATTCAAACCTTCATCGAAAACTGGTTACCCCTGCTTGAGAAAAATAATCGTAGCTACTTAACCGTCGCAATAGGTTGTACGGGAGGCAAGCACCGCAGTGTTTATATTGCTCAGCAACTGGGAGAATACTTTGACGGGCAAGGACACCAAGTGCAGATCCGTCACGCCAGCCTAGAAAAGAACCACAAAAAATAG
- the mgtE gene encoding magnesium transporter translates to MAEQLDIDQTHQTLQEVSDALDSGRFVHVRRMLQDLEPEDIAHLLEASPRKSRDVLWQLTDPEDYGEILDELSEDVKDNLVAKMGAEKLAEATEGLETDDMAYVLRSLPEDLSQQVLSQMDIADRQRVETALSYQEDTAGSLMNTDVITIRSDVDVDVVLRYLRMKGELPEATDALYVVNEESQLQGYLHLTTLLTSQPDVAIKDIMEDPDEAISVNTNDSDVASLFERRNWVSAPVVDEENRLVGRITIDDVVDVIREDAEHSMMSMAGLDDEEDTFAPVLKSARKRSIWLGANVLAALAAASVSNMFEATLEQMAAIAVLMTIVPSMGGVAGNQTVALVIRGLALGHIGDSNQRELLLKEAAIGFLNGMLWALIIGGIVVVWKDNWMLGGIISAAMMTNLFVAGVAGVSIPILLKRMNIDPALAGGMALTTVTDVVGLMVFLGLATIALG, encoded by the coding sequence ATGGCTGAGCAGTTGGACATAGACCAAACTCATCAAACCCTACAAGAAGTCAGTGATGCGCTCGATAGCGGCCGTTTCGTTCATGTTCGCCGCATGTTACAAGATCTTGAGCCAGAAGATATCGCCCACCTACTTGAGGCTTCGCCTCGTAAAAGCCGTGATGTATTGTGGCAACTCACCGATCCTGAAGATTACGGTGAAATCCTCGACGAACTGTCCGAGGATGTAAAAGATAACCTAGTCGCCAAGATGGGCGCAGAAAAGCTTGCAGAAGCCACTGAAGGTCTTGAGACCGATGATATGGCCTACGTACTGCGTAGTTTGCCTGAAGATCTTTCTCAACAAGTACTTTCACAGATGGACATCGCCGACCGTCAACGGGTTGAGACTGCTCTATCGTACCAAGAAGATACCGCCGGCAGCTTGATGAATACCGACGTAATCACTATCCGTAGTGATGTCGATGTCGATGTGGTGTTACGCTACTTGCGCATGAAAGGTGAACTGCCAGAAGCGACAGATGCTCTATACGTGGTCAATGAAGAAAGCCAACTCCAAGGCTATTTACACCTAACCACCCTGCTTACTTCTCAACCTGATGTGGCGATTAAAGACATCATGGAAGACCCTGACGAAGCGATCAGCGTCAACACCAATGATAGTGACGTCGCTAGCCTGTTTGAGCGTCGTAACTGGGTCTCAGCCCCTGTCGTGGATGAAGAAAACCGCCTCGTTGGTCGAATTACCATCGATGACGTAGTTGACGTTATTCGAGAAGATGCCGAACACTCAATGATGAGTATGGCGGGCTTGGATGACGAAGAAGATACCTTTGCTCCAGTGCTAAAATCGGCTCGAAAGCGCAGTATTTGGCTCGGTGCTAACGTGCTTGCCGCACTCGCTGCAGCTTCCGTTTCCAACATGTTTGAAGCGACACTTGAGCAAATGGCAGCGATTGCCGTCCTTATGACTATCGTACCTTCAATGGGTGGCGTTGCAGGCAACCAAACCGTTGCCTTGGTGATCCGTGGCTTAGCCCTTGGTCACATCGGTGACAGTAACCAACGAGAATTGCTCCTCAAAGAAGCGGCGATCGGGTTTCTCAACGGCATGCTGTGGGCGCTGATCATCGGCGGTATCGTTGTAGTGTGGAAAGACAATTGGATGCTAGGTGGCATCATTTCAGCGGCTATGATGACTAACTTATTTGTTGCCGGCGTTGCAGGGGTATCTATCCCTATCCTACTAAAACGCATGAACATTGACCCGGCACTGGCTGGCGGCATGGCGCTGACAACCGTCACGGATGTGGTAGGTTTGATGGTGTTCTTAGGGCTGGCGACGATTGCACTAGGATAA
- a CDS encoding RNA polymerase factor sigma-54 has translation MKPSLQLKLGQQLAMTPQLQQAIRLLQLSTLDLQQEIQEALESNPLLDVEEGFEENAEANSEAAKETANAEKEAPEETATAEPDAPDSSDMIEKSEIGSDLEMDTTWEDVYSANTGNTGIALDDDMPVYQGETTQSLHDYLLWQLDLTPFTETDRTIALAIIDAIDDYGYLTISAEDILDSLGLDEVEQDEVEAVLKRIQQFDPLGVGSRNLQECLLLQLATFPEDTPWLTEAKSLLENHIEQLGNRDYKLIIKETKLKEPQLREVLQLIQQLDPRPGSSVTAEETEYVIPDVSVFKDHGQWKVTINPDSVPKLKVNQHYASLGKGNSADSQFIRSNLQEAKWLIKSLESRNETLLKVARCIVEHQHDFFEYGEEAMKPMVLNDIALAVDMHESTISRVTTQKFMHTPRGIFELKYFFSSHVSTDNGGECSSTAIRALIKKLVAAENSAKPLSDSKIATLLADQGIQVARRTIAKYRESLGIAPSSQRKRLL, from the coding sequence ATGAAACCATCACTTCAGCTCAAGCTAGGTCAACAGCTGGCGATGACGCCGCAACTGCAACAAGCGATTCGCTTGCTGCAGCTTTCCACGTTGGATCTTCAACAAGAAATTCAAGAAGCTCTGGAGTCCAATCCACTGCTCGACGTGGAAGAAGGCTTTGAAGAAAACGCCGAGGCCAACTCAGAGGCAGCGAAAGAAACAGCAAACGCTGAAAAAGAAGCGCCTGAAGAGACTGCCACGGCAGAGCCTGATGCACCAGATAGCTCAGACATGATTGAAAAGTCTGAAATTGGCTCCGACCTAGAAATGGATACGACCTGGGAAGATGTCTACAGCGCCAATACTGGCAATACCGGCATCGCTCTAGATGACGATATGCCCGTGTATCAAGGGGAAACGACCCAGAGCTTGCATGACTACCTACTGTGGCAACTTGACCTAACCCCATTTACCGAAACTGACCGTACTATTGCCTTAGCGATCATCGATGCTATTGACGACTACGGTTACCTCACTATCAGCGCAGAAGATATTTTAGATAGCCTCGGCCTTGATGAAGTTGAGCAGGATGAAGTAGAAGCCGTTCTGAAACGAATTCAGCAATTCGACCCACTGGGTGTTGGCTCGCGTAATCTACAAGAGTGCCTACTGCTTCAACTGGCTACCTTCCCTGAAGATACTCCTTGGCTCACAGAAGCGAAATCTCTGCTCGAAAACCACATTGAGCAACTGGGAAATCGAGACTATAAATTAATTATCAAAGAGACAAAACTCAAAGAGCCTCAACTGCGTGAAGTGCTTCAACTGATCCAACAGCTAGACCCTAGACCAGGCAGCAGTGTTACCGCAGAAGAAACTGAGTATGTCATTCCAGATGTTTCCGTGTTCAAAGATCATGGTCAATGGAAAGTAACCATCAACCCAGATAGTGTGCCTAAGTTGAAAGTAAACCAACACTACGCTTCATTGGGTAAAGGAAATAGTGCTGATAGCCAATTTATTCGTTCCAATCTTCAAGAAGCCAAATGGCTGATAAAAAGTTTAGAGAGCAGAAACGAGACGCTGCTCAAAGTTGCTCGTTGTATAGTTGAACATCAACATGATTTCTTCGAGTATGGTGAAGAAGCGATGAAACCGATGGTGTTAAACGACATAGCACTTGCTGTCGACATGCATGAATCGACCATTTCTCGTGTCACGACACAGAAATTCATGCATACACCACGCGGTATTTTTGAGTTGAAATATTTCTTCTCCAGCCACGTCAGTACTGACAATGGCGGAGAGTGTTCATCAACGGCAATTCGAGCTCTGATAAAAAAATTGGTCGCTGCCGAAAACAGTGCCAAACCACTCAGTGATAGCAAGATTGCCACCCTGCTAGCTGACCAAGGGATTCAAGTTGCACGCCGTACTATTGCAAAATATCGAGAGTCTCTGGGCATTGCGCCGTCAAGTCAGCGTAAACGCCTACTATAA